In one Niveibacterium umoris genomic region, the following are encoded:
- the ftsW gene encoding putative lipid II flippase FtsW has product MGSHAAHRAVGRLTGAPATPRELDPMLIWSAAALLLFGVVMVFSSSIATAEGNRFTHYQPAFFLVRHVVFLLIGLTAGAMVFQVPIATLQKLAPTFFAVGVVLLLLVLIPHVGRDVNGARRWIGFGFANLQPSELMKLGVALYAADYTVRKLGDMKSFRRGFLPLAAVVLCVGFLLLREPDFGAFVVITAIAFGILFLGGINARIFGLLIAVAIIGFVLLIWLSPYRRERILGFMDPWQDAFGKGYQLSHALIAFGRGEWFGVGLGASVEKLFYLPEAHTDFLLAVIAEELGFVGVMTVVALFAILVQRAFSIGRQAHTIERHFAGLVAQGIGIWLGVQSFINMGVNMGLLPTKGLTLPMMSFGGSGILANCLALAVLLRIDWENRQLTRGGRP; this is encoded by the coding sequence ATGGGTTCGCACGCGGCACACCGCGCCGTGGGGCGGCTTACCGGCGCGCCCGCGACCCCGCGCGAACTCGATCCGATGTTGATCTGGTCGGCGGCGGCCTTGCTGCTGTTCGGCGTCGTGATGGTGTTCTCGTCTTCAATCGCGACCGCCGAAGGCAACCGCTTCACGCATTACCAGCCGGCCTTCTTCCTCGTTCGCCACGTTGTCTTTCTGCTGATCGGACTCACTGCGGGTGCGATGGTCTTTCAGGTGCCGATCGCCACGCTGCAGAAGCTCGCGCCCACCTTCTTTGCTGTCGGTGTCGTGCTCCTGTTGCTGGTACTGATTCCGCATGTAGGGCGCGATGTGAATGGCGCGCGACGCTGGATCGGTTTCGGCTTTGCGAACTTGCAGCCTTCGGAACTGATGAAGCTCGGCGTTGCGCTCTACGCTGCCGATTACACCGTGCGCAAGCTCGGCGACATGAAGAGCTTCCGCCGCGGCTTCCTGCCGCTTGCCGCGGTGGTGCTGTGCGTAGGTTTCCTGCTGCTGCGGGAGCCGGACTTCGGCGCCTTCGTTGTCATCACCGCGATTGCCTTCGGCATCCTGTTCCTTGGCGGCATCAATGCGCGCATCTTCGGCTTGCTGATCGCGGTGGCGATCATCGGTTTCGTCCTGCTGATCTGGCTGTCGCCCTACCGCCGCGAGCGCATCCTTGGCTTCATGGATCCCTGGCAGGACGCCTTCGGCAAGGGCTACCAGCTCTCGCATGCGCTGATCGCCTTCGGACGCGGCGAGTGGTTTGGCGTTGGATTGGGCGCGAGCGTGGAGAAGCTCTTCTACCTGCCCGAGGCACACACCGACTTTCTGCTCGCGGTGATCGCGGAGGAACTTGGCTTCGTCGGCGTGATGACCGTGGTCGCGCTGTTCGCGATCCTGGTGCAGCGCGCGTTCTCGATCGGTCGCCAGGCGCACACCATCGAGCGGCACTTCGCCGGGCTGGTGGCGCAGGGCATTGGCATCTGGCTCGGCGTGCAGTCGTTCATCAACATGGGTGTGAACATGGGGCTCCTGCCGACCAAGGGGCTCACGCTGCCGATGATGAGCTTCGGCGGTTCCGGCATTCTCGCCAACTGCCTGGCGCTGGCGGTGCTCCTGCGGATCGACTGGGAAAACCGGCAACTCACACGCGGGGGCCGCCCGTGA
- the murC gene encoding UDP-N-acetylmuramate--L-alanine ligase encodes MKHKIKHIHFVGIGGAGMSAIAEVLASQGYAVSGSDLADNATTRRLAALGIRVVQGHAPENVVDADAIVTSTAVQRDNPEVQAARARQIPVVPRAQMLAELMRLKQGIAIAGTHGKTTTTSLVASVLDAGGFDPTFVIGGRLTAAGANSRVGTGEFLVAEADESDASFLMLSPVISVVTNIDADHMETYGHDFARLKHAFVDFLNRLAFYGVAVLCADDPHVREIMPFVSKQIIRYGLAADAHVRAENVRAVGGQMHFDVVRQNGTTDRFPVTLNLPGMHNVLNALATIAVATEVGVPDEAIARGLAEFQGVGRRFQRYGEIAANGGGTFTLIDDYGHHPVEMAATLSAARGAFPGRRLVLAFQPHRFTRTRDCFEDFVRVLGTVDALLLADVYAAGEAPLVAADGRSLARAIRVAGKVEPLFVEEIGEMPARILEVAREGDVVITMGAGSIGGIPGKLVQG; translated from the coding sequence ATGAAGCACAAGATCAAGCACATCCATTTCGTCGGCATCGGTGGTGCCGGCATGAGCGCCATTGCCGAGGTGCTGGCGAGCCAGGGCTACGCGGTCAGCGGATCCGATCTGGCCGACAACGCGACCACGCGTCGCCTCGCCGCGCTGGGCATCCGCGTGGTGCAGGGGCACGCACCGGAAAACGTGGTCGATGCCGACGCCATCGTCACCTCCACTGCCGTGCAGCGCGACAACCCGGAAGTACAGGCCGCCCGCGCCCGCCAGATCCCGGTCGTGCCGCGGGCGCAGATGCTGGCCGAATTGATGCGCCTGAAGCAGGGCATTGCGATCGCCGGCACCCACGGCAAGACCACGACTACCAGCCTGGTGGCGAGCGTGCTCGACGCAGGTGGTTTCGACCCGACCTTCGTGATCGGTGGGCGCCTCACCGCCGCGGGTGCGAACTCGCGTGTGGGCACGGGTGAATTCCTGGTCGCTGAGGCCGATGAATCGGATGCCTCCTTCCTGATGCTGAGTCCGGTCATCTCTGTGGTCACCAACATCGACGCCGACCACATGGAAACCTACGGGCATGACTTTGCCCGGCTCAAGCACGCGTTTGTCGACTTCCTCAACCGCCTCGCGTTCTACGGCGTCGCGGTGCTGTGCGCAGACGACCCGCATGTGCGCGAGATCATGCCTTTCGTCTCGAAACAGATCATTCGTTACGGCCTTGCGGCCGATGCCCATGTGCGTGCCGAAAATGTACGTGCAGTGGGCGGGCAGATGCATTTCGACGTGGTGCGCCAGAACGGCACGACCGACCGCTTCCCGGTGACGCTGAACCTGCCCGGCATGCACAACGTGCTCAACGCGCTGGCGACGATCGCGGTGGCAACGGAAGTTGGCGTCCCGGACGAGGCCATCGCGCGCGGACTGGCCGAGTTCCAGGGCGTTGGCCGCCGCTTCCAGCGTTATGGCGAGATCGCGGCGAACGGTGGTGGCACCTTCACGCTGATCGACGATTACGGGCACCACCCCGTCGAGATGGCCGCCACGCTGTCGGCCGCGCGCGGCGCATTCCCCGGCCGTCGTCTGGTGCTGGCCTTCCAGCCGCATCGCTTTACCCGCACCCGCGACTGTTTCGAAGACTTCGTGCGCGTGCTTGGCACGGTCGATGCTCTGTTGCTGGCGGATGTTTACGCCGCGGGCGAGGCGCCGCTGGTTGCCGCGGATGGTCGCTCGCTGGCGCGGGCCATCCGCGTTGCGGGCAAGGTCGAGCCACTGTTCGTCGAGGAGATCGGTGAAATGCCGGCACGCATCCTCGAAGTCGCGCGCGAGGGCGATGTGGTGATCACGATGGGCGCCGGTTCGATCGGCGGGATTCCGGGCAAGCTGGTGCAGGGGTAA
- a CDS encoding cell division protein FtsQ/DivIB, whose product MAEHQPAFGRTQAGARPARAAVEPHGLWHRPDWMNGMADVLLLGASVAIGYALMRLALAMPLFGFREIVVVSPLSQVTTAQLEFAARSGLKGNFFSVSLDEARAAFEKLPWVRRAEVRRVWPATLEVRLEEHVATAYWRAGDNGDTRLVNQQGEVFIAASNARMPVFSGPEGSAQQVLQRYREFAALLAPINAVPATLNFSARQAWQLRLEDGLVIELGREQGNTPLTDRLSRFVSVWPQARTRIAAPVSVADLRYPAGFAVQLVAASSNKAKQ is encoded by the coding sequence TTGGCTGAGCATCAGCCCGCCTTCGGTCGAACCCAGGCCGGCGCGCGCCCAGCGCGTGCGGCGGTGGAGCCGCATGGCCTCTGGCATCGGCCGGACTGGATGAACGGCATGGCCGACGTGCTTTTGCTCGGCGCTTCGGTGGCGATCGGTTATGCGCTGATGCGGCTGGCACTCGCAATGCCGCTGTTCGGCTTTCGCGAAATTGTCGTGGTTTCGCCCCTGTCGCAAGTGACGACCGCGCAACTTGAATTCGCGGCGCGTTCCGGCCTTAAGGGCAATTTCTTCAGCGTCAGCCTCGACGAAGCGCGCGCCGCGTTCGAAAAGCTGCCGTGGGTGCGCCGCGCCGAAGTGCGCCGCGTGTGGCCCGCGACCCTCGAAGTGCGCCTCGAAGAACATGTCGCAACCGCGTACTGGCGCGCCGGGGACAACGGCGATACGCGATTGGTGAACCAGCAGGGCGAAGTATTCATTGCGGCGAGCAATGCGCGCATGCCGGTCTTTTCCGGGCCGGAGGGTAGCGCGCAACAGGTGCTGCAGCGCTATCGCGAATTCGCGGCGCTGCTCGCGCCCATAAATGCGGTGCCCGCCACACTCAACTTTTCGGCCCGGCAAGCCTGGCAATTGCGTCTCGAGGACGGTCTGGTGATCGAACTTGGACGCGAGCAGGGCAATACGCCCTTGACCGATCGACTTTCCCGATTCGTATCCGTCTGGCCGCAAGCACGCACCCGCATTGCAGCGCCCGTTTCGGTCGCCGACTTGCGTTACCCGGCCGGTTTCGCGGTGCAGCTTGTCGCGGCCTCCAGCAACAAGGCAAAACAATGA
- a CDS encoding D-alanine--D-alanine ligase: MSDVIQFGKVAVMMGGNSAEREISLISGKAVLEALRSEGVDAHAFDPAINPIWDLRKEGFDRAFMILHGRFGEDGTLQGALETLGVPYTGSGVMASAISMDKWRTKLVWLAAGVPTPRFRMLTPDTDFAGVIAELGLPLIIKPAREGSSIGVTRVNTPAQFADAFALAYRLDPLVIAEEFVAGQELTAAVLGDRGLPLVRIEAPEGKYDYENKYFTDVVRYHCPSGVRADTEDAIRAAALKAFQVLGCRGWGRADVILRNDGSFAFLEMNTAPGMTSHSLVPIAARAAGLSFEDLCVEVLKGAALG, encoded by the coding sequence ATGAGTGACGTCATCCAATTTGGCAAGGTCGCGGTGATGATGGGCGGCAATTCTGCCGAACGCGAGATCTCGCTGATCTCCGGCAAGGCGGTGCTCGAAGCCCTGCGCTCGGAAGGCGTCGACGCGCACGCCTTCGACCCGGCGATCAACCCGATCTGGGATCTGCGCAAGGAAGGCTTCGACCGCGCCTTCATGATCCTGCACGGACGCTTCGGAGAGGACGGCACCCTGCAGGGCGCGCTGGAAACGCTGGGCGTGCCCTACACGGGCAGCGGTGTGATGGCCTCGGCGATTTCGATGGACAAGTGGCGCACCAAGCTGGTGTGGCTCGCCGCCGGCGTGCCGACACCGCGCTTCCGCATGCTCACGCCGGACACCGACTTTGCGGGCGTCATTGCCGAGCTCGGTCTGCCACTGATCATCAAGCCGGCGCGCGAGGGTTCGTCGATCGGCGTGACGCGTGTCAACACGCCGGCCCAGTTCGCCGACGCCTTCGCGCTGGCCTACAGGCTCGATCCGCTGGTGATTGCCGAAGAATTCGTGGCCGGCCAGGAACTGACCGCCGCGGTGCTGGGTGATCGCGGACTGCCCCTGGTGCGCATCGAGGCGCCGGAAGGCAAGTACGACTACGAGAACAAGTACTTCACCGACGTGGTGCGCTATCACTGCCCGTCGGGTGTCCGCGCAGACACCGAGGACGCGATCCGCGCAGCGGCGCTTAAAGCCTTTCAGGTACTTGGCTGCCGGGGATGGGGGCGTGCCGACGTGATCCTGCGTAACGACGGCAGCTTCGCGTTCCTCGAAATGAACACCGCGCCCGGCATGACCTCGCACTCGCTTGTGCCGATCGCGGCGCGTGCGGCAGGCTTGTCGTTCGAGGATCTGTGCGTCGAAGTGCTCAAGGGAGCCGCACTTGGCTGA
- the murG gene encoding undecaprenyldiphospho-muramoylpentapeptide beta-N-acetylglucosaminyltransferase: MNVAPRTLMVMAAGTGGHIFPGLAIAQAMQSRGWRVRWLGTAHGMEGDLVPRHGIALDTIEFAGLRGKGIGHAMRGALNFVKGIVRCTRLIADAKVDVVLGMGGYVTVPGGIAARLTGRPLALVNADAAPLLSNRLLGPLAKCVFFGFDGRFGSLAGKALVTGNPVRSEIATLPPPEARFAGREGPLKVLVVGGSLGARALNEALPAALALIPATARPEVVHQSGKANIDALRERYATLGLSAELLPFIDDMPQRLAVADLVICRAGAITAAELTAAGVASILVPLVVSTTSHQRDNAVLLDREGAAVHLPQSELSAERLASLLQQMDRQRCLEIACAARRIGKPEATERIAAMIESMTGGGKA, from the coding sequence GTGAATGTGGCGCCGCGCACCCTGATGGTGATGGCCGCTGGCACCGGCGGTCACATCTTTCCCGGGCTCGCCATCGCGCAGGCGATGCAGTCACGCGGATGGCGGGTGCGCTGGCTCGGCACGGCGCATGGCATGGAAGGCGATCTGGTGCCACGGCACGGCATCGCGCTCGACACCATCGAATTCGCAGGCTTGCGAGGCAAGGGCATCGGCCACGCGATGCGTGGTGCCCTCAACTTCGTGAAGGGCATCGTCCGCTGCACGCGGCTGATCGCCGATGCGAAGGTCGATGTGGTGCTGGGCATGGGCGGCTATGTGACGGTGCCGGGCGGGATCGCCGCGCGACTGACCGGACGCCCGCTCGCACTGGTCAACGCGGACGCCGCGCCGCTGCTCTCAAATCGTTTGCTGGGCCCGCTCGCAAAGTGCGTGTTCTTTGGTTTCGACGGACGTTTCGGCTCGCTCGCCGGCAAGGCCCTCGTAACCGGCAATCCGGTGCGCAGCGAGATCGCGACGCTGCCGCCTCCGGAAGCGCGTTTCGCTGGCCGCGAAGGCCCGCTCAAGGTCCTGGTCGTCGGCGGCAGCCTTGGCGCGCGTGCGCTCAACGAGGCGCTGCCTGCTGCGCTGGCCTTGATCCCCGCGACAGCACGGCCGGAGGTGGTGCACCAATCCGGCAAGGCAAACATCGATGCCCTTCGCGAACGTTACGCGACACTGGGGCTAAGTGCCGAGTTACTGCCCTTTATCGACGACATGCCGCAACGTCTCGCTGTCGCGGACCTGGTGATCTGTCGCGCAGGCGCCATCACGGCCGCCGAGCTGACGGCAGCCGGCGTGGCAAGCATCCTGGTGCCGTTGGTGGTTTCCACGACCTCGCACCAGCGTGACAACGCCGTTTTGCTGGACCGCGAAGGCGCCGCCGTGCACCTGCCGCAATCCGAGCTGTCGGCGGAGCGTCTGGCATCACTGCTGCAGCAAATGGATCGCCAACGCTGCCTCGAAATAGCCTGCGCGGCGCGCCGCATCGGCAAGCCGGAGGCCACGGAGCGCATCGCTGCGATGATCGAAAGCATGACTGGTGGAGGCAAGGCATGA